In Juglans microcarpa x Juglans regia isolate MS1-56 chromosome 4S, Jm3101_v1.0, whole genome shotgun sequence, a single window of DNA contains:
- the LOC121263103 gene encoding uncharacterized protein LOC121263103 translates to MDAVVAPYSSPDQSIFSCSSKQIRTPRKNSRAFISKTSENLAPANIIHGRLLHHQYPPPKPSLSSSYPPASVSIFNHHPYQRQQQQQPPLLPLPVPITHHSLPSRTRGFSSPPSTRKPNKRRDQSLTPKKPKPTKREDPIKHDLATTRQAISESLIIASTKRLGPEPNDLPKDVSRVLGKSLGAVGIEELEKFSGTVFSLAPPPSSLPLPKFSLRPKLCCNVEAAGIDAGATDNLRRLLRLP, encoded by the coding sequence ATGGATGCAGTTGTGGCACCGTATTCATCACCAGACCAATCAATCTTTTCCTGCAGCTCTAAGCAAATCAGAACGCCAAGGAAAAACTCTCGCGCTTTCATTTCGAAAACCTCAGAGAATCTTGCACCAGCGAACATCATCCATGGCCGCCTCCTGCACCACCAGTACCCTCCTCCCAAACCTTCTCTCTCATCTTCCTACCCTCCCGCCTCGGTCTCAATCTTCAATCACCATCCATATCAGCgtcagcagcagcaacaaccgCCTCTCCTTCCTCTACCTGTCCCCATAACCCACCACTCTCTCCCTTCTCGAACCCGAGGCTTCTCCTCTCCTCCTTCTACCCGAAAACCCAACAAACGCAGAGATCAGTCCCTCACGCCGAAGAAACCAAAACCCACGAAAAGAGAAGATCCGATTAAGCACGATTTGGCAACAACTAGGCAAGCTATTTCCGAGAGCTTGATCATCGCTTCCACCAAGAGGTTGGGGCCTGAACCAAATGATCTACCCAAGGATGTTTCTCGAGTTTTAGGTAAGAGTCTTGGTGCGGTTGGCATAGAAGAGCTCGAAAAGTTTTCGGGTACAGTGTTTAGTCTAGCTCCACCTCCGAGTAGCTTGCCGCTGCCCAAGTTTAGTTTGAGGCCGAAGCTTTGTTGCAACGTTGAGGCCGCCGGGATCGATGCCGGAGCGACGGATAATCTCCGGAGATTGTTACGCCTCCCTTGA
- the LOC121263141 gene encoding rac-like GTP-binding protein RHO1, whose amino-acid sequence MSASRFIKCVTIGDGAVGKTCMLISYTSNTFPTDYVPTVFDNFSANVVVDGSTVNLGLWDTAGQEDYNRLRPLSYRGADVFILAFSLISKASYENVAKKWIPELRHYAPGVPIILVGTKLDLRDDKQFFIDHPGAVPITTDQGEELRKLIGAPAYIECSSKTQQNVKAVFDAAIKVVLQPPKQKKKRKVQKACSIL is encoded by the exons ATGAGCGCTTCCAGGTTCATAAAGTGTGTCACCATCGGTGACGGCGCCGTCGGTAAAACCTGCATGCTGATATCGTACACCAGCAATACCTTCCCCACG GACTATGTGCCAACAGTTTTTGACAATTTCAGTGCTAACGTTGTTGTGGATGGAAGCACTGTTAACCTTGGGTTATGGGATACTGCTG GTCAGGAGGATTACAATAGGTTAAGACCCTTGAGCTATCGAGGTGCAGATGTCTTTATACTTGCTTTCTCCCTCATAAGCAAGGCCAGCTATGAAAATGTTGCTAAAAAG TGGATTCCTGAACTAAGGCATTATGCACCTGGTGTTCCAATAATTCTTGTTGGAACAAAGCTCG ATCTTCGGGATGATAAGCAGTTCTTTATTGACCATCCTGGTGCAGTGCCTATTACAACAGATCAG GGAGAAGAGCTTAGGAAACTGATTGGAGCTCCTGCCTACATTGAGTGTAGTTCAAAAACACAGCAG AATGTTAAGGCAGTTTTTGATGCAGCCATTAAAGTCGTGCTCCAGCCGCCTaagcaaaagaagaagagaaaggtaCAAAAGGCTTGCTCCATATTGTGA